The Staphylococcus haemolyticus DNA segment ACAGCGGGTATTGTACTTATATTTATGATTATTGTACTTGGAGGACTTGTAGTTCAAGTTCCAATGCCAATTTTAGCAGGTATTATGGTTATGGTTTCTGTTGGTACATTTGATTGGAATTCCTTTAAATATATTAAGAAAGCACCAAAAACGGATGCAGTCGTTATGCTTATTACAGTGATTATTGTTTTAATGACGCATAATTTAGCTTTAGGTGTTGTTGCAGGCGTTGTTTTCAGTGCTTTATTCTTTGCTACTAAAATTTCAAAAGTAGAAGTTATTTCTGAAGAGTTCGGTAAAATAAACCGATTATCTTTTAAAGGACAAATCTTTTTTGTTTCTATTGATTCTATGATGGAGCAAATAAACTTTGAGATTGAAAATAGTACCATAGAATTAAACTTCAATAATGCACACTTATGGGATGATTCTGCAGTAGATGCAATTGACACGATAGTACGAAAATTCGAAGAAAAAAATAATATTGTTCGTGTAGAAAAATTAAATTCAGATAGTCGTAAAGTTGTTTCAGAGTTAAGCCAACTAAATGAAAATCATTTAAACTAAAGGAGCGTTATTTATGTATAAATCAATTTTATTAGCAGCAGATGGATCAGAGAATAGTTTGCGTTCAGCAAAAGAGGTTTTAAATTTTATAGATGATAATACGATTGTTACTATTCTTACAGTTGTAGATGTTGAGGAATCGAAAACAGATGTTTTACATGGTAAACAAAGTTCCAGTTTGACGAATGAAAGAGAAGACAAACTCTCTCATATCACTGAGTTATTTGTAGAGCATAATGTAAAATATGAAATGAAAATTGCACATGGTGTTCCTGCGGACACAGTTGTTTCAGTTGCCAATAGTGGAGAATTTCAAGCTATTGTTTTAGGAACACGTGGATTAAATAGTTTGCAAGAAATGGTGTTAGGTAGCGTCAGTCACAAAGTAGCAAAACGTTCAGAAATTCCCGTTGTTATTGTAAAATAGTCTGTCTAACTTAATCCTTTCACGGAATGAGTTTTATTTTAGAGGTGAATAATAGATGAAAACCAAAAATTTCTATTATGGTTGGGTTATTGTATTTAACGAGTCCATATTGTGAAACTTTGGAAGACTTACAACACGATATAACCACAAATCAACACTCTACGATTTTTTCAGAAGAAAATATAGTTGGCGCATTTGAAATTAAAGAAAACATAATAGTCAACATTTATATAAAATTTTCATTTCTCAAAATGAACAGAATAATGGAATTGGTAAATTAACTATGAAAATGATTTTCTAAAAATTTACTAATAAAAATAAATAGACCGTTTATACTCCTCATAAAAATTGTAGAAATTACCACTTCTATGAATCTTTAGGGTTTGAAAAGTATGGTGAGGCTATTTTATCAGATAAATTAACATTATTTAAATATGCTAAATATAACTAAAAATAATATCTCCATTATATATAGTTATGTATATCTCCTGAAGTTTATTCAACTAATATCTGACAGTAATTAACATAATCGATGATTATGAGTAGTTAATTGTATATATTATTCATTTTAATTTACCTTATTGTTTCTTTTTGACTGATACCGTAAATGTGGTTCTGTTGCAAAGTAAAAAAATATAGCTAACCACTAATTTATCATGTCAGTGTTCGCTTAACTTGCTAGCATGATGCTAATTTCGTGGCATGGCGAAAATCCGTAGATCTGAAGAGACCTGCGGTTCTTTTTATATAGAGCGTAAATACATTCAATACCTTTTAAAGTATTCTTTGCTGTATTGATACTTTGATACCTTGTCTTTCTTACTTTAATATGACGGTGATCTTGCTCAATGAGGTTATTCAGATATTTCGATGTACAATGACAGTCAGGTTTAAGTTTAAAAGCTTTAATTACTTTAGCCATTGCTACCTTCGTTGAAGGTGCCTGATCTGTAATTACCTTTTGAGGTTTACCAAATTGTTTAATGAGACGTTTGATAAACGCATATGCTGAATGATTATCTCGTTGCTTACGCAACCAAATATCTGGTTCTGTTGCAAAGTTGAATTTATAGTATAATTTTAACAAAAAGGAGTCTTCTGTATGAACTATTTCAGATATAAACAATTTAACAAGGATGTTATCACTGTAGCCGTTGGCTACTATCTAAGATATGCATTGAGTTATCGTGATATATCTGAAATATTAAGGGAACGTGGTGTAAACGTTCATCATTCAACGGTCTACCGTTGGGTTCAAGAATATGCCCCAATTTTGTATCAAATTTGGAAGAAAAAGCATAAAAAAGCTTATTACAAATGGCGTATTGATGAGACGTACATCAAAATAAAAGGAAAATGGAGCTATTTATATCGTGCCATTGATGCAGAGGGACATCCATTAGATATTTGGTTGCGTAAGCAACGAGATAATCATTCAGCATATGCGTTTATCAAACGTCTCATTAAACAATTTGGTAAACCTCAAAAGGTAATTACAGATCAGGCACCTTCAACGAAGGTAGCAATGGCTAAAGTAATTAAAGCTTTTAAACTTAAACCTGACTGTCATTGTACATCGAAATATCTGAATAACCTCATTGAGCAAGATCACCGTCATATTAAAGTAAGAAAGACAAGGTATCAAAGTATCAATACAGCAAAGAATACTTTAAAAGGTATTGAATGTATTTACGCTCTATATAAAAAGAACCGCAGGTCTCTTCAGATCTACGGATTTTCGCCATGCCACGAAATTAGCATCATGCTAGCAAGTTAAGCGAACACTGACATGATAAATTAGTGGTTAGCTATATTTTTTTACTTTGCAACAGAACCATGCTATCTACATTATTACATTTCTCTTAACTGAATGTATGTTACATTTTCTAAATTAATATACATAGGCACTGGATTAAGTACTTTAATAATTTTTTCAGAACTTTGTGAATAGTCTATTTTTCTTGCAATTACTGAATCTCCAGAATGAAAATAAACTTCTATACTATTTACTGTATTTAATTCTAATTCTTGTTTTAATTGCTCTATTATCACAAACAAAAACTCCTTTCCAAATTATTTTGAAAAACCACATTTTAAATTAATTACTGTGTCTTCTGGTTTAATAATATTTTTAACACATTCTGAGAATACTTCCCTATAATAGCCCATACAAGTGTTTTATGCTTTAATAAATCAATGACTTAGCTTTTTTATTTCTCTACTCCGTATTTCAATTTGGTTAAATATACTTTATTTTGTTTTTAAAAAATTCTATATACTCATCTCTACTATTTTGATCTTTATCAATTTCATATGCGATTAATGTATCTAAACATTGCATTCCAGTATATTCAACTATTCCATGACTAATGTGAAATAGTACTTGTTTGTGTATATCTCCTGATGAACCAGTTGTTGTACTTATAATAGCTTTTTTATTAGATAATCTGGCGTTCTTAAACTTCCCATATGCCCCTCCATAAATCCCTCCATATATTAAAACTTTATCAAACCATCCTTTTAATATTGCAGGAACACTCGACCACCATAAAGGGAATTGAAAAATAATAATATCCGCCCACAATAGTTTGCTTAATTCAGATTTAATTTCCTTACTTAATATATTATTTTTGTAAGAATGCTCTTGTTCTATAGGATATTTAAAAAAGTTATTATTTTTTAAATATTTAAAATCAGATTTTTGAGCAACAGGGTTAAAATTCATTTTATACAAATCAGATACAACGACAATTATTACCATTCTCCTTCAATACTGTTTGTGCAATATCTTTAAGTTTACTATTAAAAGATTGAGGTTCAGGGTGCGCATATACTATTAGAATATTCATTTAACTTCTCCTATATAGTGTTTTGCAATATTTACGTTTTATAGATTATTCCACCATTCAAAGTTATCTTGTTTAAGTAATTGATCACTTTCTTTAGGTCCAAAACTTCCTGGTTTATACTGTGGTATTGTTACGTTAGATTTTTTCCATTCAGTACTTATATAATCTATAAATTCCCATGAATGTTTAAGTTCTTCCCAATGTACAAAATTAGTTTGATTTCCTATTAAAGCATCACATATAAGTGATTCATAAGCATCCACTACTTGTTTTTTATCTATTAAGTTATAGATTTGTATATTATGGTTTCTATTATTTCTAGTTGATTTATTTTCATAAATATATAGTGATATTTGGGCATTAGGTTCTATATTTATTACCATTAAATTACAATCAACATCTTCATTATCATTTTCATAGATTAATTTACTATTTAATTTTTTAAATTCTATAACAACTTCTATTGCTTTTTTATTTAAACGCTTTCCTGTACGAATATAAAACGGTGTCCCTTTCCATCTATCATTATTAATGAGTAATTTCCCTGCTAC contains these protein-coding regions:
- a CDS encoding NAD(P)H-dependent oxidoreductase: MNILIVYAHPEPQSFNSKLKDIAQTVLKENGNNCRCI
- a CDS encoding universal stress protein — encoded protein: MYKSILLAADGSENSLRSAKEVLNFIDDNTIVTILTVVDVEESKTDVLHGKQSSSLTNEREDKLSHITELFVEHNVKYEMKIAHGVPADTVVSVANSGEFQAIVLGTRGLNSLQEMVLGSVSHKVAKRSEIPVVIVK
- a CDS encoding NAD(P)H-dependent oxidoreductase → MNFNPVAQKSDFKYLKNNNFFKYPIEQEHSYKNNILSKEIKSELSKLLWADIIIFQFPLWWSSVPAILKGWFDKVLIYGGIYGGAYGKFKNARLSNKKAIISTTTGSSGDIHKQVLFHISHGIVEYTGMQCLDTLIAYEIDKDQNSRDEYIEFFKNKIKYI
- a CDS encoding IS6-like element IS257 family transposase produces the protein MNYFRYKQFNKDVITVAVGYYLRYALSYRDISEILRERGVNVHHSTVYRWVQEYAPILYQIWKKKHKKAYYKWRIDETYIKIKGKWSYLYRAIDAEGHPLDIWLRKQRDNHSAYAFIKRLIKQFGKPQKVITDQAPSTKVAMAKVIKAFKLKPDCHCTSKYLNNLIEQDHRHIKVRKTRYQSINTAKNTLKGIECIYALYKKNRRSLQIYGFSPCHEISIMLAS